The genome window taatattttccattaCTTCAAATTTGTAAGATTTCTTAGATATTTCGAAAtcattttaaagtaatttatattatttgatgtcaattaaataaatataggtTCCACAGCTGCATTAGAGTCGCACTTTGATTCGCatacaaaaaagtatttattgtaGCAGTCTTCGCTGTACCAGTCATTATCCTCAGCCATAACGAGGCACGCTTCTTCTCCAGTCAAAGCGGATGTGGGTTCATTCTCTGCCCATTTCTTGTAGCCAAAAGGTAATCCTGCACCTGGCCAATTCCATGTACTTAGATCACCAAGGTTATTTCCGCCTAACCAGAATTTTTCTCGGCCCAATAAataagctaaaaaaaaagagcttaTTAATAAGCGACTTgataaatctaaaatattttcataccAATCTCACTTATGCTGCTTATCACTTTGTAATGACTCTGAATATTGGGAACCGAAGCTAAAGTCATGTTGGAGCGATTGCAAATAAGTTGCGCCCTGAACCAATTAACCTGGGAATAAAATGAGTTATTTCCAAAGTTAAGTCTTAATTACGAGATATAATAACTCACCTTTGTATAAGTTACTGTGATATATTTCGGTTTCTGACAATAGCTCAACTGAAGTAGTCCGAGAATCAGGAACAGACGAAGCAACATTTTGGCTGGAAAGTAGCTAGGTAATTAAATCTTTCTTTCCCATTTAGTCGCTATTTATATGAGGATGATAAAAATCGCATCAAGAGTCATTTAAAAAAGCAATTAGTTGAGAGCGTATAGATAAGAATGAATAGAACATTGTTTCtaggaaaatataaaatatttattcaatagcAAAAATCGTTAACACTCTACAAACTTGTGTCCCTTATAACTTATGTGTAAAATGCTAAGACTGCACATTAGTCTTGATACAAGTGCAGCTCTTGACATTTAgtagtttaaatatttattcagttAATCTATAGCTATTTTTGTTGCTAGCTCTATACAAAATATCATCGAATGGACCGCATCGAATGGTCGCACAGTTACAATTAcagctaaatttaatttaaataaacactGATTAAAGTCTGACTGAAATTGATATGAACTAACAGTGAAAACTTAAGTTAAGTGTTATGTGACTTGCGTGTGCCTTTTTTTCATGAAATGCATACATTGTATTCGAGTTAAAGGCGGCTCGAAAACAGTTTGCTTTATAAATAGAATCAAATATGTGGAATGAATTAGTCAGCATTGTAAAAAGTAAGGAGAATTCGAATTGGAATTAGCTTAAATAGAGCGGTGTACAAACATAATTGAATGGAATATTCGCCAATTGCTGTGTGACTTTAGTTGCctcaacaaatatatataaaatttcttaaatggGGGAGGGCAAGGCAAAAGTGCAGGCAATTGAGTTAATTGCTGTGTTTACGCCGTGGCGCCAGTTTGCGAAATCATTGTTAAATCAACAACCTCAGGGTTGCCAATTTATTGCGATAAAAATGTCAAGCttgaatttgttgtattatattatttaaaaaattacataaagAAACCTTTTCTGTGTGttatatattttccaaattaacataatatCTATCACTTTGTGTTTTATAGAATAGCAAAAATTTCCGTAGAAGAAACTTTGATATTTTTCTCTTCACTTCCTTAACAACTTCAAAGgggaaaaatattaaatttctttatgcCGAAATTTATACTATAAGTCCTAAGATGATAAAAAGAATGCTTATTTGGATACACAGATCGTTtctgcatatatatttttttcataatataatttaactaattcaaatttgtCTTCTTTTAACGCATAAAATTGGCAGCACTGGACAACATAAACAAGTTTAAGTCAGACGCAGCCAACTTAATATACTGCAGCGTTGCCAGATCGCTTAAACTGCACTGAGAGAAGAAACTGTTGGACGGATCCGAAAGCTGTTGTAGGCGACTTTAATGCACTTGGAGAGAGAAAATagaataaacataaacacagcaaaaaaacGAGTATGATCGCCACGGCAAATAGTAAATGTTTTAAACTATACTTAAGTGTAatcattgttgtttttcatttttctgttttttgtttagcatTTTGACAGGACAGCTGTCCCGGTTATCTTGATGACTTCAAGTGGCCAGCGAGTTAGTAATCTCCATACTGATAAGTGGGCGGCTGATGCGTTGTCGCCTTGCCACCTGACGGCTGATAAAGATTGTGATGCGAGGACGAGCGACGGGCAAAGCTAGCGGCAATTGCGGCAGTCTCTGAGTACGAATGCGCCTGCGAGTGTCGCTGGGCGCTGGGCGAATGTGCTCTCCGGGCACGACGCTCCTCGATGTTCGCAGGCCAGCGTTGATGGTAACGCGTCGAGTCCTCCGAGGAGCGACGGCGATGATAGCGCTTCGCTGAGCTGTTCGCCAGTGGCCCGGCGCCTGGACTTGACTCGGGCTGCTCACGATGATGATAGCTGCTGTCGTCGCCGCTGCCCGCCGAGGCGCTTATCGCCAGCTGATACTGTCGCCGCATGCGCTCGTCTAGGGACGAAGTGGGCGTCGGGGTGTGCACGTCGATGACATCGCCGTGGGAATTGCGACGCGCCCGCTGCATGTCGCGATCATAGTTGTCGTAGCTCTCATTGCGTCGCTGCTTACTGTTgcgatgctgctgctcgtgGGCATCGAGGCGCTGGCGCCACTCGGCCGCCGACACCTGCTGGCCATAGAGATCGGGCTGGGCCTGAAACTGCGCTCCGCCATTtacattgccattgccatagATGTTCTGGTAGCTGGACCGACGCCAGCCATCCTCATAACGACGTCGCATTTGTGTGGCATCCTCGGGGGACGCTGCGGCATTGGCCGCCAGCTGCTGGCGACGCTGTGAGCGACTCGAGCTGCTCTCCGACGAATCCTCACCAGACGTGCCTAGTCCCTGATCCTTCTCGTCCACACCGTAGGCTTTGTAGGGTGCACCGAGGAAACCCTTGGAGCCATAGGCAAAAGGACCATTCAGACCCATGCTGGGGTATTGCATGTAATAGGACTGCGCGAAGGGTTTCTCCATTACGTGGCCAAGCTTCATGTCATCATCCACGCTATCATCTACTTCCGCATCGGAACCATCGTCACGTCCCGTCCACGTCAGCCACGAGCCGGGACCGAAGAGCGACAGCAACACGGGCAGCAGGAAAAGTCCGTGCATGGCACCAAAGAAGATGACCAGGAAGACCATCTTGAAGAACACCAAGAAGATATAGCTCTGAGCTAACAGCAGCGCTATGATGCCCAAGATCGTGGAGCTGGAGCCCTGCACAATGGGCAGACCCAGGGAGTGAAGTGCTTCGCGGACTCGCGCCTTAGGACTGCGCTTCTTCGAGGACATGTAAGTGTAGCAAATGTGTGCGGTGAAATCCACCGAGAAGCCAATGCACATGATCAGGTTGATCATCGAAATGGAGTCGAGATTGACATCCCACAGTGCCATGTAGCCAGCCACGCCCAGCTCAATGGAAATGACCGAGAAGGCGACCCAGAGTGAGCACAGAATGTTGGGTATGAAGATGAACGAAATGATCATCATGATGATGGCACCAATAACCATGGCTTGGAGGGAAACGGGACGCACCAATTCGAACTGATCGAAGAACACAAAGTAGGGATGGAAGATGGAGGCATTCAGCGGGGAGTCCTTGCAGATTTTACGCAGATCTCGAACCATTTCCTTCTCGTGATTCGTGTCTGTAATGTTGACCGCTTGAATGAGGAATCTCGAGGCGATGATCTGTGTCTCGTCGTCATTTAGACGCACGTCCAGTGAGAATGGATTGCCGGGGAAGAGCCAATGCTCCTTGACTGCTTCGACGAAAGAGGGCTCATCATCGATGGTTATGTTCAGATAGTCATTGTTGCGATCCATGAACGAGAGGAAGGAACGTAGCCACGATTCGGTATACAGTGAAGAGGTCACATACGAAGTGTGCTCCAATGTTCTGGTCAAGTTCTCCATTTGCTCCTGCACCCAGGGATCCGAGTAGTTGTGTGGACTCGAAATGATAACCTGTCAAGAGATTTATAGCGTTATTAGGAAagatttttttggttttgagaGCACTTTTCTATCTTGAAAAGAATTTGAGAATTTCAATCTAAAAAGTTAttgaaataagatttaaattttcaaatattttgctattaAAAGGAAACAAATTcaagattttcattttcgtttttgtacCCCtcccaaaagcaaaacaatttaatactcttactttgaaaattatatgtattcaaatatcataataatcgcatcaaaataaaaaagaaagactTAGGAATGTTGTATCTTGAAATGAGAATTTCTTCTggatttaatttttacttttttagtATAactcttttttaaataagaattcAGTCTTGCATTTCAAAAATAGTTAACCTAGATTTTAAAGATTCCTAAAGTAGAATTTTGATATCGAACTTTAAAACTTTAcgattcaagattttatttttatttatttcagtcTTGCCTTTCAAAAATAGTTAACCTAGATTTTAAAGATTCCTGATGTAGAATTTTGATATTGATCTTTACAACTTTAACTTTTACGCTCAATTTTGAGAAGATTTCAGTACGATTCgagatttattttttgttcttagTAGACAACTCACCTGCATTCTATAGGGAAACTCGCGATAATAGTCATCTTCACGATCGAAAAACTCCACCGAATAGGAGTCCTCGCGTGACAGTTTGCGACGCTCCAATCCCTCCTTGATCTGTGTGACGCCATAGCAAGCACCGGCCAGATAGGTGGCAAAGGCCAGAATGATCAAGATCTTGCACCATTTGTTGTTAATCACAGCAGCGAGTTTGTCTTTGAAGAAGGCCATGAACATGTGATCCTTATTATCGATGGGATTATCCGGATCGTTGTGATCAATGCCGCCAGCCATGATCGCCTTGTAGAGGAAGTTGCGTTTCTCTGCAAAGAGTTGTTGTAAAAAGTCACAcataacaatataataatagtatagTAGTGAGTATGTTAGTCCAGTTGCCAATGACCCCAATTCTTTGCTTTGCTATCGCCGTTCATCAGcgtctctctgtctttctcgaCTAGTCTagtttttgtttcgtttgccTCATGATCAAGTtcatgttgcagctgctggtCACAGCGCGTCTAAgtgaattaaaaatactaatactTGGACTAACTAATAAGCTTGTCTCGTAAGCCGGTTGTTCTGGCCAGACCACTGCCACAAAGTGGACCTTGTCATAAACTGTACAAAAAGCATAGCCAAAGTGAGCCAATCCAACGACCAACGACTAAAGTTTAAACAGTGTTTCGTCATCAATAAAGCGCACTCGATCGTTGCAAATTGCTTCATTTTATGCTTGACAAAAGACAAAAGAGCCAACTAGTTGAACAATAGTGGTGATCCACCTTCTTTAAGAGGGATTGACAGGTACACCGTTTTAAAGGTTCTCTAGTTAATTGGTTAAATCATTTTACAGccattgaattatttattttaattacaaagtGGGCTCTAAAAACAGATTTCAGCTAATTTGTTAAACTAACAAGATAAGATTTATagattatacccgctacccttagggtagaagggtattataacgtTCTGCCTATAGGAAacgtatgtaacaggcagaaatATATCctacaaagtatatatattcttgatataAAACGGGTGttagttgacaatctggtatattttattactttacgGTATATTATGATTGTATTGCATTATATTGTATTGATTGTATCAATACAGCAAATATTGAGGGCagtatactaatttggtatattttaagaataacaacGCACTGTATTTtgttcattaaaaatgtgtagcgggtatctcacagtcgagcacactcgactacagctttcttactttttttacgcctaatttttttttaaaaaggTAATAAACatgtattttcatttgatttacaaCTTCTGAAAGAAAAGCAGAAGCTGTATGAtaaaaaattgctaaataataGTACTGTCAGCTGTACTGTATTATTTAATGACAAAATGGGATCCAAAAAATTGCGCTTTCGCTTAATTGAGTAATCTAAAGCAGCAGATctttaaaacacatttaagagaataacagtttttttttctttgaagATTTATAGATCTTTTCAGCACTTAACATATTActtcattttgaaattattatatagAGTGAGCatttacatataaattataattcaatttcattttattttaaagcaagAAAGCcggatttttaaattaaacaaaatttctaaaaggaaaaaaatttCTTCTGAAGCAGAAGTtctaaattctttattttttcttgcTCAATTTTTCTAGATTGCAATTCTTAATCAATCATCAATGCTAACTCTCACATTTAAATGTCAATAAACTATAATGCTTCCACctttttctaatttttagGACCTtagttattaaaaaagttcTATCAAAAACccttacaaaatataaataaattatcgaATAAAATTTCTCACTCACCCTTAATAGCCACGGACATGGGCTTCACTTTGCAGCCGAAGATGGCGTGAAGATTCTTGCGTTCCCTGTAGCCCGAGATGGCCATGCAGGCGGCGAAGAAAGTGATGTGCCAAATGAACGTGAAGCAGACGGCAAACACTGAGTAGGTGCAGAAGATTTTCACCGAACGGAACGGACTGATGATTCCAATCAAAAAGGATATAAAATCTGTGACCGAAGTGATGGTGATTGAAACAGCAGCCTCAGACATCATGTGAGCCATGCGCTCATGAACTGGCATCTTGGCGGGAGTTCGACGCCAACCAGCTAACATGACAAACGTGTCATCGATGCCAATGCCTAGTTGAAGAGAAAGATAGCAAAGAGTAAGTAAAGTTCAAccacaaaagcagcaaatgcCTTACCAATCATGAGAAAAGGTGCAGCCAGATTGATGCCAATGAACTCAATGCCACAATACATGGCCAAGCCGAAGGCAGCCAGTGTGGCCATAATGGCCGAAATATTGCCCATTAGACCCAGCCAAGGTTTCGAGCGGACCGCATCGCCCATCATGCAGGTTATGATGCTAATGAgatcaataataattataattgctgTTTAAATGTTTCATGCATCTTTGCCACTTACCTGAACAGACCCATTAACAGAAAAGTGGAACTGAAATAGGGCACAACTGTTTTCGTATTCTTCTCCAGCTCGTGGTCCAGAGTGCGAGAAGCAAAGTATGAAACCGAAATGTGCTTAAACATGCCCGAGTTCTCAGCCTTGCCCACAACCCGAAGGAAAGTTTCTTCCCACTCAGCGCCCCTAAGGAAGAAAGTTCAcacattaaaaacttttcaaatttgttcacAATCTGTTTCCACTTACTTGGCATCTTGTCGTTTATTATCCGCTGTGACAAAGTAGACCAACTGTATGGCCGGCACACTTATGATATAGTTATCCTCGGTTAGTTTTGTGCCTCCAAAGAACACAGGAAAAGCGTGAGCATCCCACGTCACGGGATTAAACATAATGGGAAATGTGAGATTCAGCTGACCAGATTCGATctaaaagattttaaaaagtaatttaattcatCTGTAATTGAAGTTGAAGTCTGCCTTGCTTACATCATCCATGAGTGCATCCAGGTTGAGAATGTCATTCTCGAAGCATTCGTTCTCCCAGCGTGCACAGTTGTCCTTGTAGGTGA of Drosophila nasuta strain 15112-1781.00 chromosome 3, ASM2355853v1, whole genome shotgun sequence contains these proteins:
- the LOC132791144 gene encoding patched domain-containing protein 3: MTCGISCVDKTLNKSFYHLGICIAKHPGYFVIIPVMITLLCMTGYQQLKYQIDPEYLFSPINGEGKAERAVVEQYFKVNYTHRFNVGRITRPGRFGRVIVIPKDGDDNMLRREIFMELRQLDNLIQNATTTFDGDTFTYKDNCARWENECFENDILNLDALMDDIESGQLNLTFPIMFNPVTWDAHAFPVFFGGTKLTEDNYIISVPAIQLVYFVTADNKRQDAKGAEWEETFLRVVGKAENSGMFKHISVSYFASRTLDHELEKNTKTVVPYFSSTFLLMGLFSIITCMMGDAVRSKPWLGLMGNISAIMATLAAFGLAMYCGIEFIGINLAAPFLMIGIGIDDTFVMLAGWRRTPAKMPVHERMAHMMSEAAVSITITSVTDFISFLIGIISPFRSVKIFCTYSVFAVCFTFIWHITFFAACMAISGYRERKNLHAIFGCKVKPMSVAIKEKRNFLYKAIMAGGIDHNDPDNPIDNKDHMFMAFFKDKLAAVINNKWCKILIILAFATYLAGACYGVTQIKEGLERRKLSREDSYSVEFFDREDDYYREFPYRMQVIISSPHNYSDPWVQEQMENLTRTLEHTSYVTSSLYTESWLRSFLSFMDRNNDYLNITIDDEPSFVEAVKEHWLFPGNPFSLDVRLNDDETQIIASRFLIQAVNITDTNHEKEMVRDLRKICKDSPLNASIFHPYFVFFDQFELVRPVSLQAMVIGAIIMMIISFIFIPNILCSLWVAFSVISIELGVAGYMALWDVNLDSISMINLIMCIGFSVDFTAHICYTYMSSKKRSPKARVREALHSLGLPIVQGSSSTILGIIALLLAQSYIFLVFFKMVFLVIFFGAMHGLFLLPVLLSLFGPGSWLTWTGRDDGSDAEVDDSVDDDMKLGHVMEKPFAQSYYMQYPSMGLNGPFAYGSKGFLGAPYKAYGVDEKDQGLGTSGEDSSESSSSRSQRRQQLAANAAASPEDATQMRRRYEDGWRRSSYQNIYGNGNVNGGAQFQAQPDLYGQQVSAAEWRQRLDAHEQQHRNSKQRRNESYDNYDRDMQRARRNSHGDVIDVHTPTPTSSLDERMRRQYQLAISASAGSGDDSSYHHREQPESSPGAGPLANSSAKRYHRRRSSEDSTRYHQRWPANIEERRARRAHSPSAQRHSQAHSYSETAAIAASFARRSSSHHNLYQPSGGKATTHQPPTYQYGDY
- the LOC132790264 gene encoding snaclec alboaggregin-D subunit beta, which encodes MLLRLFLILGLLQLSYCQKPKYITVTYTKVNWFRAQLICNRSNMTLASVPNIQSHYKVISSISEIAYLLGREKFWLGGNNLGDLSTWNWPGAGLPFGYKKWAENEPTSALTGEEACLVMAEDNDWYSEDCYNKYFFVCESKCDSNAAVEPIFI